DNA sequence from the Nitrospinota bacterium genome:
CTTTGGAAATTACCTTCATGGAAAGCCCCTCGAAGTAGTAGAGGGACAGCACCAACCTCTCCCGTTGGGGCAGGTCCGCTATAGTCGTCGTAAGGTGCTTTCGCAGGTCCTCCTTTTCCAAATTATCAAACGGGTCAATGGCATGCTCATCCGCGATAGAGGCTATCCTTTCCGCTCCCTCTTCGTAGAGGCTCAGGGTGACGAGGTTATTGTTGTACCACAGGAGCTTGTCTACGTTTTCGAGCGTCTCGCCCGTAGCCTCGGCAAGCTCTTCTCGAGTTAAAGCACGGCACTTTTGGGCCTCCAGTCGCCTCTCGACCTCCTTGAGCCTTTTGATTTTCTTCCTTTGGGAGGTAGGTACCCAATCTAACGACCTCAGGTAGTCCAGCATCGCTCCCCAGACGCGAATTTCCGCGTAGGTCTTGAATTGAACATTGCGGCTAGGGTCATAACGCTCCAAGGCTTCCAAGAGCCCTATGACCCCGGTCTGGACGAGGTCATCCAGCTCCACCGCTGGAGGCGTCCGCATTGCGAGTCGTCCTGCCATAAGCTTTATGATCGAGGCATATTCTGTTACCAGCTGCCTTTTCTGCTCGTCGGAAATCATTTATCTCATCAGCTCCCAATGTGGCGGGAGAAATGAGCGAGGCTCTTGAGGTATCCCATCGAGCAATAAACAGTCTGCCGCCATGTGCTCCTACCTTTTGAAGCGACATTATTGCCTACCCCTGCGTCTTTTTTCCCACCTCACCCTGTCCTAGAAACACGAGGAATCCTTCACCTCCACCTTTCTCCGACAGGACGCGAGCCCAATCCCTCTGAGCCCGTCGCTAGTCCAACGCGTTTATTAATAAGCATTTAGACCGCTCTCCCAATGCGCCTTTAGGATCAGGCCTGTTATCCGCTCCGGGGTCGCAACCTCCAAGTCCTCCGGAATCCGCTGGCCCGTCGAGACATACGAGATAGTACAGTTCAATTCCCATGCCAAATTCAGCATTGACCCAGGACGACTCCCTCGTCGACTTTGGTGAAAAGCACCCGATGGAAGGGGACTTCATAGAATCCCTTGGCCACGGCCTCCATTTCCTGCTCCCGGGTGGTCGCACTCAGCACCAGATGGACCTCCAAGGAGGGGATTCGGCGAAACGACCCTCGAAGGTGAGCTATGTGGTGCATGTCGCCTGGCCCCCTGCCCGGCGTATCTACGCAAATGAGGCTGGCGCGACCATATCGGTCGACGATGTCGGCTAGGTCTCGGTAATCGCGGGCCACCTCGACAGGGACGCCCAAGAGCTCCCCGTAGAGAGAAAGCTCCTCCACCGCACCCACCTGCTCCAACCGCGTGAAGTCCATATCCACCGAAACACGTACTATGGCCATGTTAGGCCCCAGGACCCGCTCTACCATCTCATGAATCCGCTGCTCCATGGGCCCCTCGTACCGACGGTGATACTGGAGCTGGGAGGTGCTCAGTAGGGCCGCATCGTCACCCTTTTCACCACCCGACAGGGCCCCCCTGATGGCCGACCACCACCAGCCCGACCAAAACCGTGAGGGCAATACGCTGGCCCCAGGATAGGCCAGCAAAGAGACGAGCAAATGGTTCAAGAAAGCCCATCACACCCTGTCCACCTCCGTGTAGTAGGCATCACCACACGGGATTGTGATGCCCTCTTCCTCCCGATAGAGGCGAAGCTTGTTTCGAATGGTCCTTAGACTGACGTCTAGCATCTTTGCTGCCTTGGTCCGATTGCCCCTAGTCGCCTCCAAGGTCTTGAGAATCAGGCGCTTTTCCATCTCTCGGACCGAAAGACCCGCGGAAAGCTCAAGGTCCGACGGCTGCAAAGCCCAGGAGCCTTCTAGGTCCATGTCCGACGGGCCTATCTTGTCTCCGGCGCAGAAAATTACTGCCCTTATAATGGCGTTTTCCAGCTCCCGGATATTTCCGGGCCAGGGGTAGCCGAGCATCTTTTCCACACACTGAGGGGCGAAGCCCGTTATCTCCCTTCCCGCCAGCTGACTAGAGTCCTTGAGGAAGAACTCTGCAAGGAAGACGATGTCATCTTTCCGCTCCCTGAGCGGTGGAATAGTGAGGGTCACCACCTTGAGCCGGTAGTAGAGGTCCTCCCGGAAGCGGCCCTTTTCGACCTCCTTCCGGACGTCTTTGTTGGTGGTAGCGATAATCCGAACATCGATGGAAATCGGCGACTTGCCCCCTATCCGATCTACCTCCCTTTCTTGAATAGCTCGAAGGAGCTTGGCCTGCAGGCTCGTCTGCATCTCGCTGATTTCGTCGAGCAGGAGGGTTCCTTTGTTGGCAAGCTCAAACTTCCCCTCTCTCTGAGCAACCGCGCCCGTAAAGGCCCCCTTCTCGTGTCCAAAAAGCTCGCTTTCCAGGAGGTTTTCGTTCAGGGCAGCGCAATTGACGGCCACGAAAGGCCCATTTTTTCGCCCGGAGTTGCGGTGGATTAAGCGGGCCAGGAGCTCCTTGCCAGTGCCACTCTCGCCCGTTATGAGGACCGTGGCGTCGGTTGCCGCGACTACTTGGGCCTTTTGCTCCACCTCCTTCGAGCGAGAGTCTTGGCAGAGAAATTGAGCCCGCCTTTTGAGCTTTTTCCCGACCCCCCCAAGAGTGGTCACTGGCTGAGGGCGTCCCCGCTTCCGCCAAAAAATGCGCTTCACCACTTCTTCCAGCTTCTGGATGGGGAAGGGCTTGACGAGGAACTCATCGGCCCCTCGCTTCATAGCTTCAACGGCCTCCTCCACATCCCCGAAGGCAGTCACTACAACCACGGCTGTATCGGGCGAGCGCTCCTTCACCTTACTCAGCACATCCATGCCTCCGGTCTTGGGCATGCGCAGGTCGGTGATCACAATCCCGAATTTTTGGCCGTCGAACTTCGCCAGGCCATCGGCTCCGTCTCGGGCCACGGTCACGTTGTAGCCCTTGTGTATCAGAGCCTGAGACAATGCGTGGCGCATCTGGTAGTCGTCGTCCACAACCAAGATGGAAGGGGGTTTCCCGTCAACGAGCGGATTTTCCGGCATAATTTGCTTCCCCTCGTTCAGATAGGTGACTCTGCAACTCCAAGACCCCCGGCAGCAGGACGGTAAATGAGGTGCCCCGGCCCGGGTCGCTCTCTACGTCTATGGAGCCCCGGTGGACTTCCACGATCTTATGGGCGATGGCGAGGCCTAATCCCGTGCCCTTCGGGCGGGTCGTGAAAAAGGGATGAAAGATACGCTCCAACAGCTTGGGGGCGATCCCGTGGCCGGTATCAGCGATCTGAAGCTCTACATCAACGGGGGAGTAAGACCCATCGGCGCCGTCGGGCTCGGCAATGCCAAGAGCCACAGGCCGCTGGCGAGCTGATACCTTGATTCGTCCTCCCTCGGGCATCGCCTGTAAGGCATTAACCAACAAGTTTAGCCAGAGCTGACTTAGAAGCTCTCTATCGCCCAAGGCGAACGGGAGCCCCTCATCGACCTCGAGCTCAGCTCCCACCGCCTGGCCCTCGAGCATTGGCCGTATGAAACCCAGGGTCTCTTCGAGGTGCTCCTTCACGTTGATGGGGACGAATTGCGAAGAAGGCTCCTGGTTGATGAGGAGCATATTGGAGACGATGAGCTTTAGGCTCCTAACACCCCTCAGAATGTGCTCCAGGTTCTCCCCCCAGGCAGGCTCATCGGGGGCCTCCTCGAGTAGCCTCTCTGTGAGGGACGCGTGAAGCTCTATGCTGCCCAGGGGATTTCTAATCTCGTGGGCCAAAGCGGCTACCATCTCGCCCATGGCCGAAAGCTGGTTGGCACGTTGTACCTGTTTCTCCAGGCGTTTCAGTCGGGTAACCTCCTCCAGGATCGCTACCGTGCCGTTGCGCCGCCGTGCCCCGTCGTACAGGGGACATAAGGAGACTAGAAGATACCGCCGGTTATGGCTCCCGGCTCGCCGGAAAGAGCACTCCGCGGGTGTGGACCAATCCCGCTCTTGCAAGTTGATGGGCCTTGGGCCCTCCCAGTTGTCCAACTTCTCGAAGACCCCGGTCAAGGGCTGGCTTAGAAGTCCCAAAGGATCGCATTCCCAAATTGCACCCACAGCGCGGTTTACCGTGGTCACCACCCCATCCATATCGGCTACCAGGATCCCGCACGAGACGCTCTCTAGAATGTTTTTCAAGTGGTTCTTGATGCGGTCCTTCTCCTGGAGGTTGGTCTCCAGGTCAGCCGAAAGGGTGGAAATGTAGGACTTGAGGCTTCCGTAGGTGTATCGGAGCCGCTCAGTGGTGTCGTTAAAACTAAACACGACATTGGCAGGGCGCTCCAGGTCCTCTGGAGGACCCTCCTGACCGACGCTTCGACTCTCGCTCATCTTGTAAGCACCGCCCCTGCCACTGTTCCTTCCTCTCGAGGGCTCCAGGGTATTCGGCAGCCACCTTGGGCTCATAGCGCCTAACGCTCCGTACTGACTCAATGGAACCGTGCAAGAATACTGCCATGTTCCGGCAAATAGTTCCTGCCAATCAATAATAGGAGTGTTTTCAAAGAGTTGAGAAACTACAGGAGGGGACTGGAGAGGTTAAATATGCACTTCGCCCTGATGTCGTTCGTCGAAATTCCGTCGCAGGGTCAGTGTCCTTGACACTATGACGTTCGGATCACCCAGGCATTCGGGGCGCCTTTTCCCAAAGGAGGGAACGAATTTTCCTGATGCGCTGTTGGCCTACCGGGCGACTATCCTAGATTGTGAGAAGATAGATGGTGTTTGGGAAGTAAATATGAGCAGTGAAGTATTGCTTCAAAGGCCAGTCCAGGGCGCGGTAAGGTTATACGCCTTGGGCGGCCTTGGGGAGGGAGATGGTCACGGTCGTGCCCCGGCCCACAGCGCTCTCGACCTCCACATCACCCTGCTGCGATTTAATAAGATTGTGTGTCATTGCCATGCCCATACCAAACCCATCGTCTCCTTTGGTGGTGAAGAAGGGCTCAAAAATCCTGGAGCGAACTTCCTGGGACATACCAACACCGGTGTCGCTGACGGCAATGTGAACCGTTCCGCTCCCCTCCCATGTTCGAATGGTCAGCTTTCCACCTTTAGGCATTGCCTGGATGGAGTTCAAAACGACGTTGATCAGGGCCTCCCTTAGCAGGGCCGCATCGGCCAAGATCGGCCTTTCCAACTTCAAGTCCTTTTGAATCTCGATGGATATTCCTTTCGCCAGGACCTCTTTGAATTTGACCCGGAGCATCTCAAGCACGTCCTCTGCCAACTCGTTCAGGTCCACCGGTGTGACCCGAGGACCAGCCGCCGTCCTAGAGGTAAGTTCATGTAGACGCCTTACGGTCTCGGTCGCGTCCATGACCGTCCGCTCCATGACATCGAGGATACGAAAAGCCTCCTTGTCGGATTGATCTAGGCGAGGGCTGAGCAGATAGAGGTTTCCAAGGATAAGGCCCAAGAAGTTGTTGAAGTCGTGCGTTTTTCCAATGGCCCTCTTTGCGAGCACCTCAAACGTTTCGGTCAGGAGGAGCTTCTCCCGGGCCTCGTTCAACCCCTGCCTGGTCTGGTAAAGCTCCCAGGCCGTGGCCAGATGCCGGGCGAAAATACCCAGGATGGCGTCATCCCACGAGGTGAACCTCTCGGGGCTTGGGCTTAAAAGGACAAATGCCCCCACCGACCGCCCATCCACTACCAAGGGGGCTCCAAGAAGGGCTCTATGAGCAGTGACCTCGAGGAGAGTTCGATTGCCCCAACGAGGCTCTCGAGAAAGGTCCCGAACAACAAGGGGCCTCCCGCGACGCATAAGCTCTTTTACGAAAGGCTCGTCAGCCCTGAGCACCTCCTCGACTCTATTGCGGTCCGCTCCGGAGACTCCAGCAAGCTGGAGCTGCCCTGAGACCTCATCCACGCTCCACATTAGCACGAGCGAAACGCCCCAGATACGATTAGCCACATCGGCCAGGGCCGCTGTGATTGTATCGGGCTCACCCCCTAGGTCTGACTGGCGAAGGAACGAGACCATGGAGTTCAACATCCTCGCCCTTTTCCCTCTATCGCGACGCCGCGCCATAAGGCCTCCTTGCTCTTCCCGCCGCTTCCAAAAC
Encoded proteins:
- a CDS encoding FliA/WhiG family RNA polymerase sigma factor; the protein is MISDEQKRQLVTEYASIIKLMAGRLAMRTPPAVELDDLVQTGVIGLLEALERYDPSRNVQFKTYAEIRVWGAMLDYLRSLDWVPTSQRKKIKRLKEVERRLEAQKCRALTREELAEATGETLENVDKLLWYNNNLVTLSLYEEGAERIASIADEHAIDPFDNLEKEDLRKHLTTTIADLPQRERLVLSLYYFEGLSMKVISKALEVTVSRISQIHSKALHSARQRLSVLMEEKKVVRD
- a CDS encoding PAS domain-containing protein, giving the protein MSESRSVGQEGPPEDLERPANVVFSFNDTTERLRYTYGSLKSYISTLSADLETNLQEKDRIKNHLKNILESVSCGILVADMDGVVTTVNRAVGAIWECDPLGLLSQPLTGVFEKLDNWEGPRPINLQERDWSTPAECSFRRAGSHNRRYLLVSLCPLYDGARRRNGTVAILEEVTRLKRLEKQVQRANQLSAMGEMVAALAHEIRNPLGSIELHASLTERLLEEAPDEPAWGENLEHILRGVRSLKLIVSNMLLINQEPSSQFVPINVKEHLEETLGFIRPMLEGQAVGAELEVDEGLPFALGDRELLSQLWLNLLVNALQAMPEGGRIKVSARQRPVALGIAEPDGADGSYSPVDVELQIADTGHGIAPKLLERIFHPFFTTRPKGTGLGLAIAHKIVEVHRGSIDVESDPGRGTSFTVLLPGVLELQSHLSERGEANYAGKSAR
- a CDS encoding GAF domain-containing protein, with amino-acid sequence MARRRDRGKRARMLNSMVSFLRQSDLGGEPDTITAALADVANRIWGVSLVLMWSVDEVSGQLQLAGVSGADRNRVEEVLRADEPFVKELMRRGRPLVVRDLSREPRWGNRTLLEVTAHRALLGAPLVVDGRSVGAFVLLSPSPERFTSWDDAILGIFARHLATAWELYQTRQGLNEAREKLLLTETFEVLAKRAIGKTHDFNNFLGLILGNLYLLSPRLDQSDKEAFRILDVMERTVMDATETVRRLHELTSRTAAGPRVTPVDLNELAEDVLEMLRVKFKEVLAKGISIEIQKDLKLERPILADAALLREALINVVLNSIQAMPKGGKLTIRTWEGSGTVHIAVSDTGVGMSQEVRSRIFEPFFTTKGDDGFGMGMAMTHNLIKSQQGDVEVESAVGRGTTVTISLPKAAQGV
- a CDS encoding sigma-54-dependent Fis family transcriptional regulator, with amino-acid sequence MPENPLVDGKPPSILVVDDDYQMRHALSQALIHKGYNVTVARDGADGLAKFDGQKFGIVITDLRMPKTGGMDVLSKVKERSPDTAVVVVTAFGDVEEAVEAMKRGADEFLVKPFPIQKLEEVVKRIFWRKRGRPQPVTTLGGVGKKLKRRAQFLCQDSRSKEVEQKAQVVAATDATVLITGESGTGKELLARLIHRNSGRKNGPFVAVNCAALNENLLESELFGHEKGAFTGAVAQREGKFELANKGTLLLDEISEMQTSLQAKLLRAIQEREVDRIGGKSPISIDVRIIATTNKDVRKEVEKGRFREDLYYRLKVVTLTIPPLRERKDDIVFLAEFFLKDSSQLAGREITGFAPQCVEKMLGYPWPGNIRELENAIIRAVIFCAGDKIGPSDMDLEGSWALQPSDLELSAGLSVREMEKRLILKTLEATRGNRTKAAKMLDVSLRTIRNKLRLYREEEGITIPCGDAYYTEVDRV